The DNA segment AAGTACGGAAACGGGCGCGCCAGCTCGTCGGGTCTGGGCGCGGCGAGACCGAAGTTCTTGGCGTCCTGTTCGATCAGCGCGCGGTACAGCGTGGCCGAATATTTCATCACCGCGCCGGCCTGATCGGGCGTGGGCGGCTTTGGCCGCGGCGGCGCGGGCGGCGGACCGCCGGCATAAAGCAGCGCGGTGCCGATGGCGATGCTGGCCAGGCCCGCCACGGCGACACCCAGGCCCAGCGTGCGTCCTTCCATCACGCGCGCCGCCTCACGGTCTTTACCCCAGCACCGTGGCACCGCCCAGATACGGGCGCAGCGCGGCCGGAACGTCAATGCGCCCATCGGCGCGCTGATAGGTCTCGAGGACGCCGATCAAGGTGCGCGGCAGGGCCAGGCCCGATCCGTTCAGCGTGTGAACGAAGCGGGCCTTGTCCTTTCCTTCCTTGAAGCGAATGCGGGTCCGCCGGGCCTGAAAATCGCCGAAGTTCGAGCACGAGCTGACCTCCAGCCATTCGTTGCACCCCGGCGCCCACAATTCCAAGTCCAGCTTGGCCATCGCCGAGAACGACAGGTCGCCGGTGCACATCTGCACCACGCGGTACGGCAGCTCGAGGCCCTTCAGGACGTCCTCGGCATCGGCCAGCAGCGTGATCAGTTCGTCCATCGAGTTTTCCGGGCGCACGAACTTCACCAGCTCGACCTTGTCGAACTGATGGCCGCGCTTGATGCCGCGGGTGTCGCGGCCGGCGGCCATCTGTTCGCGGCGGAAGCAGGCGGTGAAGGCGACGTGGCGAATGGGCAGCGACGCCGCCTCCAAGATCTCGTCGCGGTAAAGATTGGTCACCGGCACCTCGGCGGTGGGGATGAACCACAGATCTTCCTCCGCGTCGCGGTAAAGGTTCTCGCTGAACTTGGGCAGGTTGCCGGTGCCTATCAGGCTCTCGCGCTTGACCATGTACGGCGGGTAAATCTCCCCGTAGCCGTGCTTGGTGGTGTGCAGGTCCAGCATGTACGTGATGAGCGCGCGCTGCAGCCGTGCGCCCCAGCTTTTCAGCACATAAAAGCGCGAGCCGGAAATCTTCACGCCCCGTTCGAAGTCGATGATCCCCAGCTTGGTCCCGAGATCCCAGTGCGGCTGCGGTGCAAAATCAAAGGCGCGCGGGGCGCCTTCTTGCCGCACGACCTTGTTCTCGCTGTCGTCCTTGCCGTCAGGCACCGAAGGGTGCGGCAGATTGGGCAGCTCCAGCA comes from the Polyangia bacterium genome and includes:
- the serS gene encoding serine--tRNA ligase; the encoded protein is MIDIRLLRERPEEVREGYRRLGTPIDLDKVLAQDARVRDLKNESQTMQAEQNRISKEIGRAEPGAPRDHLKTASAALKARIEGMANQLADAEAVLDTLLLELPNLPHPSVPDGKDDSENKVVRQEGAPRAFDFAPQPHWDLGTKLGIIDFERGVKISGSRFYVLKSWGARLQRALITYMLDLHTTKHGYGEIYPPYMVKRESLIGTGNLPKFSENLYRDAEEDLWFIPTAEVPVTNLYRDEILEAASLPIRHVAFTACFRREQMAAGRDTRGIKRGHQFDKVELVKFVRPENSMDELITLLADAEDVLKGLELPYRVVQMCTGDLSFSAMAKLDLELWAPGCNEWLEVSSCSNFGDFQARRTRIRFKEGKDKARFVHTLNGSGLALPRTLIGVLETYQRADGRIDVPAALRPYLGGATVLG